TTCACCTTCAAAAGACGATATCATTAAATTCTTGGCGAAAAGGGCCCAGAAAAACTCATGCAGCATAGATAGACCCACAGCTGAATATATCTTTGAGACCTGCGGGGAAGGCTTGAATAATCTTGCCTGCGAGATGGACAAGATCTGCGCCTTTGCGGGTGGGGGCAAGATTACAAAGGAGCATGTCGACGCCGTTGCGATAAAGCCGATGACCTCTTCAATCTATGACCTCGCGAGGGCTGTTTCAAGCGGCAAACTCGGCGTTGCTATGGGTATCATAGACGAACTGTTCTACAGAAAAGAGGAGCCGGTGATTATCCTTTCGGCCCTTTCCGGCGCATTCTGCGACCTTTATAGGGCAAAAGCGGCCGCTGTTTCGGGGCAGGGACAGACAAGCATTGTAAATGACTTTAATTACCGCGGCCGTGAGTTCCGCGTCAGAAACGCCATGAGGGATGCGGCGAGACTTGACTTAGGCTTCCTCGAACAATGCCTGAAACTTTTAATGCAGGCGGACTTAAAAATCAAATCTGCAAGAGCAGATAAGCGCACCGTCTTAGAAGAGCTGGTTGTGGAGATAAGCAAAGCGGGTGCCGGGAGGAAAAATGCTTCATATTAAAGAGACTGTAATTGTTGAAGGCAAGTATGATAAGATAAAGCTGTCGTCGCTCATTGACGCAGTAATAATAGAAACCAATGGATTTTCCATTTTCAATGATAAAGAAAAGCTTGAATTAATACGGAGACTCGCCGATAAAAACGGAGTGCTGATTATTACGGACAGCGACGCGGCGGGTTTTAAGATAAGGCACTATCTGGGAGGCGCGTTGCCGAAAGACAAGGTGAAACATGCTTATATCCCCGATATCTTGGGCAAAGAGCCGAGAAAAAGCGCCCCGTCAAAAGAGGGTAAACTCGGCGTCGAAGGCATACCTGCCGACGTGATTGTA
This DNA window, taken from [Clostridium] cellulosi, encodes the following:
- a CDS encoding DNA polymerase III subunit delta (High confidence in function and specificity) codes for the protein MSIAMLEKQIKTGDFANLYIIYGDEDYLKSYYCKKITDKAVTNFESFNLQRFDGIPDMAQLAAAVNNLPLMSAKKCVVLRDTDLKGMKAGDWKELQNIITSLPPECILIFHFDSVKVNAKKDERFKKLLSLAKGNGLAVQIDSPSKDDIIKFLAKRAQKNSCSIDRPTAEYIFETCGEGLNNLACEMDKICAFAGGGKITKEHVDAVAIKPMTSSIYDLARAVSSGKLGVAMGIIDELFYRKEEPVIILSALSGAFCDLYRAKAAAVSGQGQTSIVNDFNYRGREFRVRNAMRDAARLDLGFLEQCLKLLMQADLKIKSARADKRTVLEELVVEISKAGAGRKNASY
- a CDS encoding TOPRIM domain-containing protein (High confidence in function and specificity), coding for MLHIKETVIVEGKYDKIKLSSLIDAVIIETNGFSIFNDKEKLELIRRLADKNGVLIITDSDAAGFKIRHYLGGALPKDKVKHAYIPDILGKEPRKSAPSKEGKLGVEGIPADVIVKCLERAGVCCEKSPDVKRRLVTKADLYEDGLAGGECSAQRRRKLLARLNLPQRLSSNALIDVINAIYTYEEYKEAVKSL